Proteins co-encoded in one Malus sylvestris chromosome 7, drMalSylv7.2, whole genome shotgun sequence genomic window:
- the LOC126629480 gene encoding NADP-dependent malic enzyme 4, chloroplastic-like, which translates to MMSLNRSCFLGKPGIAGSSSPFSQSQKRRSTSLKVVAVVPKVRTSDRNGSVVMENPLQDVKAESKVFELKSTVHGGVQDVYGEDIATEDQLVTPWSVSVASGYTLIRSPHHNKGLAFTKKERDAHYLRGLLPPIVISQELQVKKMINSIRQYQVPLQKYIAMIDLQGRNEKLFYKLLIEHVEELLPVVYTPTSGETCQKYGSIFTQPQGLFISLKEKGKILEVLRNWPEKNIQVIVVTDGERILGLGDLGCHGMGIPVGKLALYTALGGVRPSACLPVTIDVGTNNEKLLNDEFYIGLRQKRATGQEYAELLQEFMTAVKQNYGEKVLVQFEDFANHNAFELLAKYASTHLVFE; encoded by the coding sequence AGAAGCTGTTTTCTGGGGAAACCGGGCATTGCTGGGTCTTCAAGCCCATTCTCTCAGAGCCAGAAGAGGCGGTCAACGTCGCTAAAAGTGGTGGCTGTGGTCCCAAAAGTCCGGACAAGCGACCGAAACGGTAGCGTTGTGATGGAGAACCCATTGCAGGACGTGAAGGCCGAATCCAAGGTGTTTGAGCTGAAATCTACCGTCCATggtggggtacaagacgtgtACGGTGAGGATATTGCCACCGAGGACCAACTCGTCACGCCCTGGAGTGTCTCGGTTGCTAGTGGATATACATTGATACGATCTCCACACCACAACAAAGGTCTTGCTTTcacaaagaaagagagagatgccCACTACTTGCGTGGTCTTCTTCCCCCAATTGTTATTTCTCAAGAACTTCAGGTTAAGAAAATGATCAACAGTATCCGTCAGTATCAAGTTCCACTGCAGAAGTATATCGCTATGATTGATCTTCAGGGGAGAAATGAAAAGCTATTCTACAAGCTTCTTATTGAACATGTTGAGGAATTACTTCCGGTTGTCTATACTCCTACTAGCGGTGAAACTTGCCAGAAATATGGAAGCATCTTTACGCAACCACAGGGTCTTTTCATAAGTTTGAAAGAAAAGGGCAAGATTCTTGAAGTATTAAGGAACTGGCCTGAGAAGAATATTCAAGTCATTGTTGTCACTGATGGAGAGCGGATCCTAGGGCTTGGGGATCTTGGCTGTCATGGAATGGGTATTCCTGTGGGTAAACTTGCTCTATACACGGCACTTGGAGGAGTTCGTCCTTCTGCTTGCTTGCCTGTAACCATTGATGTTGGTACAAACAATGAGAAGCTGTTGAATGATGAGTTCTACATAGGGCTGAGGCAAAAGAGGGCTACTGGGCAGGAATATGCCGAACTCCTACAAGAGTTCATGACTGCAGTCAAGCAGAATTACGGGGAGAAAGTTCTCGTTCAGTTTGAAGACTTTGCAAACCACAATGCTTTTGAACTGCTTGCAAAGTATGCCTCAACTCATCTTGTTTTTGAATGA